A window of Haliscomenobacter hydrossis DSM 1100 contains these coding sequences:
- a CDS encoding carboxymuconolactone decarboxylase family protein, giving the protein MPHIPLESHLPGITGLLEYRKDTAAPIRELTQIILRGPSTLSEAERELIASLVSSRNECRFCTAAHTAAANILLGESETCAQVIQDFEHAALGEKMKALLAIAALVQQSGKNVTTTAIERAKNAGASDREIHDTVLIAALFCLYNKYVDGLASVTPNEGAFYQKLGERITSNGYNRLPGGYDQLKNQEV; this is encoded by the coding sequence ATGCCTCATATTCCCTTGGAATCCCACTTGCCGGGGATCACGGGTTTGCTGGAATACCGCAAGGATACCGCAGCACCCATCCGTGAACTCACACAAATCATTTTGCGTGGCCCGTCCACTTTGTCGGAAGCAGAGCGCGAACTGATCGCCTCGTTGGTGTCTTCACGCAATGAATGCCGGTTTTGTACTGCCGCACACACTGCGGCGGCAAACATTCTATTGGGGGAATCGGAAACCTGCGCACAGGTCATCCAAGATTTTGAACATGCTGCCCTCGGGGAAAAAATGAAGGCCCTCTTGGCCATCGCTGCACTGGTACAACAAAGCGGAAAAAACGTCACCACAACCGCGATTGAACGCGCCAAAAATGCCGGAGCCAGTGATCGGGAAATCCACGACACGGTGCTCATTGCGGCCTTGTTTTGCCTGTACAACAAGTACGTTGACGGACTGGCCAGTGTGACCCCCAACGAAGGAGCATTTTATCAAAAACTCGGCGAGCGGATTACCTCTAATGGGTACAATCGTCTGCCTGGTGGCTACGACCAATTGAAAAATCAGGAAGTGTAA
- a CDS encoding DUF5690 family protein has protein sequence MSISRRDFTLTLWAAVAAFGTYTCMYAFRKGITAATFEGMEYWGISYKIWLVNLQVFGYALSKLIGIKVVSEVAVRMRGWYILVLVSIAGLSLVGFAFVPPPYNMFFFFLNGLPLGMIYGLVLGFLEGRRQTDILVASLTASFIFASGFVKTVGLYVMQNWGISEFHMPMVTAALFIPAIAVFLTLLMRLPAPDAKDEELRTVRIPMNRDERRRFVQTFYQGIVLFIIGFVMLTVLRDFRDNFGVEIFKEQGVSNAAVFSQVETPIALGILVLLSMMARVKDNFRAFTIINGITFLGVLIAVAGTLLFQTKQIGVELWMLSVGAGMYMGYVPVNGIYFDRILGAFRYPGTVGFIVTLADTWGYMGSFGLQLYKNFGQANISYTTFLIYAVYVMLGGYGVLVLFSYRYFQKRFIELAKI, from the coding sequence ATGTCAATTTCTCGTCGCGATTTTACCCTCACCCTCTGGGCTGCCGTAGCTGCATTTGGCACCTATACCTGTATGTATGCTTTTCGCAAAGGGATTACTGCCGCTACGTTTGAAGGGATGGAATATTGGGGGATCAGTTATAAAATCTGGCTGGTCAACTTACAGGTATTTGGCTATGCATTGTCGAAGTTGATCGGTATCAAAGTGGTATCAGAAGTAGCTGTCCGGATGCGGGGCTGGTACATTTTGGTGTTGGTGAGTATTGCCGGTTTGAGCTTGGTGGGTTTTGCGTTTGTACCGCCTCCGTACAACATGTTTTTCTTTTTCCTCAATGGCCTGCCCTTGGGCATGATATACGGCCTGGTGTTGGGCTTTTTGGAAGGCCGCAGACAGACCGATATTTTAGTGGCTTCCCTGACTGCTTCGTTTATTTTTGCGTCCGGATTTGTCAAAACCGTTGGCCTGTACGTGATGCAAAACTGGGGGATATCGGAGTTTCACATGCCTATGGTTACTGCGGCTTTGTTTATACCGGCCATTGCGGTATTTCTCACTTTACTCATGCGCTTGCCTGCTCCTGATGCGAAGGATGAGGAATTGCGCACGGTGCGGATTCCCATGAACCGCGACGAACGCCGACGTTTTGTTCAAACCTTCTACCAGGGCATTGTGTTATTTATCATCGGATTTGTCATGCTGACGGTGTTGCGCGATTTTCGCGACAATTTTGGAGTCGAAATTTTTAAAGAGCAAGGCGTAAGCAATGCGGCGGTATTTTCACAAGTGGAAACCCCCATTGCCCTGGGTATTTTGGTTTTACTTAGCATGATGGCGCGGGTCAAAGACAATTTTCGCGCCTTCACCATCATTAACGGCATAACTTTTCTGGGGGTGCTCATTGCGGTAGCAGGTACCTTGTTGTTTCAAACCAAACAGATTGGGGTGGAATTGTGGATGTTGAGTGTAGGAGCAGGCATGTACATGGGTTATGTGCCCGTGAACGGCATTTATTTTGATCGCATTCTTGGCGCATTTCGTTATCCAGGAACGGTAGGTTTTATTGTCACTTTGGCAGATACCTGGGGGTACATGGGAAGTTTTGGCTTGCAGTTGTACAAAAACTTTGGCCAGGCCAATATCTCCTACACCACCTTTTTGATTTATGCAGTGTACGTGATGCTGGGCGGATACGGTGTTTTGGTTTTGTTTTCTTATCGGTATTTCCAAAAACGCTTCATTGAATTGGCCAAAATCTGA
- a CDS encoding DinB family protein has translation MTPKVLAQLDQLDADLAQLLDRLMQEPHSVLAHKLSPERWSAYEVLQHLMLSEAGSLRYLKKKSQGLSQMKKAGYRAALRSWLVTVTLKSPLKFKTPKGTGVEVFSPVESFALLSGQWQKQREEMRQFLSELPLEIFEKEAYRHPRGGMLTIGGMLQFFKVHFERHSLQIARTIHEVTPR, from the coding sequence ATGACACCAAAAGTCCTCGCCCAACTAGACCAACTGGATGCTGATTTAGCCCAATTGTTGGATAGACTCATGCAAGAACCCCACTCGGTTTTAGCCCATAAACTTTCTCCAGAACGTTGGTCGGCCTACGAGGTCTTGCAGCACCTGATGTTGTCTGAAGCGGGCTCACTGCGTTACCTCAAAAAAAAATCACAAGGTCTGAGCCAAATGAAAAAAGCCGGATACAGGGCAGCACTGCGCAGTTGGCTGGTAACGGTTACGCTCAAATCCCCACTCAAGTTCAAGACCCCCAAAGGTACTGGAGTTGAAGTATTCAGTCCTGTGGAGAGTTTTGCCCTCTTGAGTGGCCAATGGCAAAAACAACGGGAAGAAATGCGTCAGTTTTTGTCTGAATTGCCCCTGGAAATTTTTGAAAAGGAAGCCTATCGCCACCCTCGTGGAGGTATGCTGACCATTGGTGGCATGCTGCAATTTTTCAAAGTGCATTTTGAGCGGCATTCATTGCAGATTGCCCGTACCATCCATGAAGTAACACCGAGATAA
- the ytxJ gene encoding bacillithiol system redox-active protein YtxJ, with protein sequence MGYLENFNQAQKSEVFEGWKVLQDEQQLEEILEASKQKPIVIFKHSTRCGTSERAKYTLMDNWDFAGHELDFYYLDLLKFRTISNRIATDYNITHQSPQVLLVKDGKVAFHTSHHRISITGLRENL encoded by the coding sequence ATGGGATATTTAGAAAATTTCAACCAAGCCCAAAAGAGTGAAGTATTCGAAGGCTGGAAAGTGCTGCAAGACGAACAACAACTGGAAGAAATTTTGGAGGCATCCAAACAAAAACCAATCGTCATTTTTAAACACAGCACCCGCTGCGGCACCAGTGAAAGAGCCAAATACACCTTAATGGACAATTGGGACTTTGCGGGCCATGAATTGGATTTTTATTACCTGGACCTGCTCAAATTTCGTACAATTTCGAATCGCATTGCCACAGATTACAACATCACCCACCAATCGCCGCAAGTACTTTTGGTCAAAGACGGTAAAGTGGCCTTCCATACCTCCCATCATCGCATCAGTATAACCGGGTTAAGAGAAAATTTGTGA
- a CDS encoding DNA/RNA non-specific endonuclease translates to MRTILFFLLLSPFFLKSQHVNEQLKSLELKLDNLRQQQKEVELEIEGLKMQKVRTDLMPLLPALEPGEELINHSLMSLVYAEAYEQARWVGHIITPDVVNGGVGRTNDFRIDPKIKTGSAVEQDYFVKTLQADSAYVYDGFGYDRGHLAPSADFRWSEQALSESYYYSNMSPQLAEFNRGIWSDLEGTLRAYLFRNPSTQLVVFTGPVLRPGLPVIPRAKNKLAIPEQYWKIALDVQNRKAIAFIVPQKTGGYPLASFATSIDEVEKITGIDFFAGMENGLEETMEKQIDKNAFLTTIAAGDVEPLSAVTLPPAHFNTVQAKLYMGRNQEIKVCGKVVSARASRKGNILLNLDQQYPNELFTVFINKEQLVNFSYDPITAWKDKYIVVKGKVNSLGGVPVIYVEKENQLGEFLGK, encoded by the coding sequence ATGCGTACAATCTTATTTTTTCTTTTACTCAGTCCGTTTTTTCTAAAAAGTCAACATGTAAATGAACAACTAAAAAGCTTAGAACTCAAGCTGGACAACCTACGGCAACAGCAAAAAGAGGTTGAGTTAGAGATTGAAGGTTTAAAAATGCAAAAGGTACGAACGGACCTGATGCCTTTACTTCCAGCATTAGAACCAGGGGAGGAACTCATCAACCACTCTTTAATGAGTCTGGTCTACGCAGAAGCCTACGAGCAAGCCCGTTGGGTAGGTCACATCATTACGCCCGATGTGGTAAATGGGGGAGTGGGCCGTACCAATGATTTCCGGATTGACCCTAAAATAAAAACAGGTTCAGCGGTAGAGCAAGACTATTTTGTCAAAACCCTGCAAGCCGATAGTGCCTATGTGTACGACGGCTTTGGGTACGACCGCGGGCATTTGGCACCTTCCGCTGATTTTCGGTGGTCTGAACAAGCACTTTCAGAATCCTACTATTACTCCAACATGTCCCCTCAACTCGCAGAATTTAATCGGGGCATCTGGTCGGATTTGGAAGGTACCTTACGCGCATACCTCTTCCGCAACCCTAGCACCCAGTTGGTTGTATTTACTGGTCCGGTGCTGCGACCCGGTTTGCCCGTAATTCCCCGCGCAAAAAACAAACTAGCCATCCCGGAGCAGTATTGGAAAATCGCCCTGGATGTACAAAACCGCAAAGCGATCGCATTTATCGTGCCCCAAAAAACGGGGGGGTACCCCTTGGCAAGCTTTGCTACCTCCATCGACGAAGTTGAAAAAATTACCGGGATCGACTTTTTCGCGGGAATGGAAAACGGGCTTGAAGAAACCATGGAAAAGCAAATTGATAAAAATGCTTTTTTGACCACAATTGCCGCAGGGGATGTTGAACCTTTAAGCGCAGTGACTTTACCGCCAGCTCATTTTAATACGGTGCAAGCAAAACTATACATGGGGCGCAACCAGGAAATAAAAGTATGTGGGAAAGTGGTGAGTGCTCGTGCAAGTCGGAAGGGAAACATTTTGCTCAACCTGGATCAACAATACCCCAATGAACTCTTTACCGTATTCATCAATAAAGAACAGTTGGTCAATTTCTCCTACGATCCGATCACTGCCTGGAAGGACAAATACATCGTCGTGAAAGGGAAAGTCAATAGTTTAGGTGGAGTACCCGTCATTTATGTGGAAAAGGAAAATCAATTGGGTGAGTTTTTGGGGAAATAA